Below is a genomic region from Pan troglodytes isolate AG18354 chromosome X, NHGRI_mPanTro3-v2.0_pri, whole genome shotgun sequence.
TCAAAGTATAAATATAATCTGCCTTCCAGAAATACTAGTCATATGAATTATCTAGGAgggattttctttaaatattaggaACAAATTCATGTACTTTTACCTGAAATTCCACCATAGATCTCTTCTGCTATCCTAGCCgcttcttttctatttcctttgacGATATAGAAATGGGTTAGGAGAGCCaaaaaaactttaattaaaagcttaaagaaaaaaaaggtagcaaacattgtaataaaaatgtttttaaagccaTAGAAAACAGGACCATCTTCCATTTTGGCTTATGCTCTGTATAGGGTCCTAGGACTGTAAAATTTCACTGAGTTATAATTGGTATCATATGACATCTATTTTAAACCTTCTAGCACTCAGTGCTCCTGTTACCGAGAACTCTGTAGGTTCTAATCTAACTGATTTGGCGACTGCATGTGCTGACTCCACAGCAGTGTTAAATAAACTAAAGAAACTTCCTTCTAACCAGAAACATCCAATAGTTCTAGAACTACATGACTCAGTACTATCTAACAAATAAGATTCATTTCcaaacattttatattcctaaacccctatttttcctattttatgttAGAAAGCAGGGTTGGAAAGATAGAAACTTCTCGGCTTCCACAGAAACAAAGCAAGTTATTTGACATACAAAAGAAGTGCAAATATGCTGTATGTTCTAAGTGGGAAATACTACTCCCTGgagcatttcattttctcttaattCTGAAGTTTATAGAGGATTAAATCCAAATCTAAAATAAGACCAGTTAAAAAAGACCATttacctggccgggcgcggtggttgactcctctaatcccagcactttgggaggctgaagcaggcggatcacctgaggtcaggagtttgcgaccagcctggccaacatggcgaaacccccgtctctactaaaagtacaaaaattagctgggcgtggtggcaggtgcctgtaatcccagctactcaggaggctgaggcaggagaattgcttgaacctgggaggcgaaggttgcagtgagccgagatcgcgccactgcactccagcctgggtgacaagagcaagattctgtctcaaaaaaaaaaaaaaaaaaaaagacaatttaccCTAAagctgtatgtatgtatgtatgtatgcatgtatgcatgtatgtatgtatttagttttaagatggagtcttactctgttgcccaggctggagtgcaatggtgcgatcgcggctcactgcaacctctgcctcctgggttcaagcaattctcctgcctcagcctcccaagaagctgggattacaggcatgcgtcaccacgcctggataattttcatatttttagtagagacgaggtttcgccatgttggccaggctggtctcgaacccctgacctcaggtgatccacccaccttggcctcccaaagtgctaggattacaggtgtgagccactgcacccggccaagccTGTATTTAATAAAAGGCCTATCTTGGATGCCTCTCCAAGTAAGTGTCACACTAGAAGCATCAGACTACTCGCCATGGTAGTTCCATCTGGGACAAGGTCCCATGGCAAGGTTCCCTCCTGATCATTCACTTGCATTTCAAGCATTGGTAAAGGTGGTGCCCATTTCTGAAAAATGTGGGCTATCCTTGATCATGGAAGAGTCATAGTGAAATGGACAAAAGAGATGCCCTAGGTTCTGGATGAAGTACCCAAATATTTCATGAATCAACCTTCTCTAGTTGGGCAATTTTCTCTTATCAGCTGGCCAACACAAGTGAAATgggtttatttttagttttcctcaTCACTCTAGGTCTCTGCCTTCATTCTTGGCTATGTTcgattttgtaaattttaaaaatcaattgaaaaGACAAGCCAAAATATAGTTATACAAGTGGCCTAATAAATCTTAACAAATGATTTATGCAAAAATATGGGAATTTCTCCTAGCATGCAGGCAAATTAGAATGACTGCCTGGTTAAGAACTGTTTCACTACATTAAAAAGCTGACATGTAAGAATACAATCTTGAGTCACAACATACAGCTCATCGATTTCAGTGTATCAGAGCACTATAAAGACCTTGAGTCGTCTTAACTCTCAAGGAACAGACATTAACATAAGATTTACTTTACTGAGCTTATATTACCTGGTAGAATGCCAGTGTATGAAAATACATGAATACAACTCTTTTAGtccttttcatttatctttcttcAATTATACTCTAAGTAGGCAATCATTTAGTCATGTCAGACCAGTGATGTACGTTGTTCTATAACATTATTCAATCTTGTTTTGgtcttttcatttaaaacatgGCTGTCCTATGTTTTACATGCCAAAaaagttggccatgaaaagctcaACTTTATTAAGGTTCAAATGGGTGTCTATACTATTTCTGAgagaccatctttttttttttttttttttttttttgagacggagtctcgctctgactcctaggctggagtgcagtggcgcaatctcggctcactgcaagctccgcctcccgggttcacgccattctcctgcctcagcctcccaagtagctgggactacaggtgcccgccaccatgcccggctaattttttgtatttttagtagacacggggtttcaccgtgttagccaggatggtctcgatctcctgacctcgtgatccgcccgcctcggcctcgcaaagtgctgggattacaggcgtgagccaccatgcccggcaagaCCATCTTTACTATATTTGAACATTACATTTGTGATGGGCATAAAAGGCTACTGATATATAAGGACAGTTGATTCATGCTATCTTTCACAGATGAAATCATCAACAGCACCaaggtttctcagcctcagcactattgacattttgggacAGATACATCTGTTGTGGGGGATGGCCCAGAGCATCGTGGAATGCTTAGCAGCAACCCTGACCTCTACTCACTTGATGCCAATGCCCCACCCCACCTAGTAGTAACAaccagacattgccagatgtcccctGGGAAACAAAACTGTCCCCCCAAGccctagttgagaaccactgagccaTACCCaaatagaaatgataaaggaTAAAAATCAGTTCCCCCAAGTACTAAAGGCTACAAATCAAATTCTACATAgaactttttcataattttatattaaaaaatccaGCCACAGGATGATACAATTTAACATCTAGCCACATCCATTTGGGAATGCAGAGATGGATAAAGAGGCTTTAAAATTACTTCACAAAAGTAAACACAGACCTATACTACCCTGACTTTGCCAAAAATAAGTTTTGGCATAAGATAAATCAAAACATAAACATAGGTGACTGCTTTCCACTGCTTCCCACAAAAGGAGTAGGAGAAACTAAAtcagggatgtccaatcttttggcttccctgggccacattggaagatttgtcttgggccacacataaaatacactaacagcagatcatgagatcaggagttcgagatcagcccggccaaaatggtgaaaccccatctctactaaaaaatactaaagttagccagtgtggtggtgggcgcccgtaatcccagctactcaggaggttgaggcgggagaatcatttgaacccgggaggcggaggttgcagtgagccaagatcgtgccactgcactccagcctgggcaacaagagcaaaactccgtctcaaaaatatataaataaataaatgaaaatacactaatagctgatgagctaaaaaagaaagaaagaaagaaagaaagaaagaaaatcacaagtctcataatgttttaagaaagtttatgaatttgtgttgggcaaAGTAGAAAGCATAATTATGTAGCTCACATACACAGTATagtttgtagatattttccttgTCTCACGTGATAATGCTAGGGCAGTGAAAAACAAGGGCTTATTTGGGTAAGGGAACAAAGGCACAATTGAACTCACTATTCCATGAGTGAGACAGAGAAGATATTCtagaaacaaaaaatgacagAGTAATTCATCGCCCAAAGGGTATTTCTTGTTTTACTAATAGACCAAGCAACACATCCAAATTGCACTGAAAAAGAATGTGTCAGGGGCAGGGATAGCCTGTTCCACTAGTAAATAATAGTCTGTTCATAAAATAAGACAAACTcagaaaattatcaaaatgtcATTCTGGTCTTTATTTTTGGACATGTAGCATGTTTTAACAAATCAGTTTTTCATAGGCAACCTTTTGAAACAtcaaaagaaatacaatatatttttcacaaatttCTCATCACTGTAAATTCACTTTAAAATCAACGTAAGTAGCAGGGTAGAGCAATGTGTTTCCATATACCGACCAGTGCAAACTGACAGTTACAATTAAGGTATCCAGAAAGGTTGAAAATTAAGATTTACGTGAAACAAATTTActtccatttgttaaaaaaagaagaaaaataataatttgcaaATCACATGTTTTACAGGCAAAGGCAACTAACTTTAGATCTTatttccatctcaaataaatgacagtttaagaattaaatgacaatttaaaaaaaataagcaaaaatataaggaaaaaatggTGGCGTGCCTCTAAAACCTGTTGAATAGAATAATGGCCAAATATTACAGTTTCTCACTTTCCTATGAATACTGGCActgtttatttcatgtttatatgtgAGTTTCTATGCATAAAAATCCCAATAAGACTGAATAGTTTAAAGATCAGTCCATTTTTCTCCAACAAAACCCCTAacttctagattttaaaaattgcactcttgcttttgcattttagtacaaacaaaacacaaatatatttcctttatatcAGTGCAACCAGTTAATAggcatgttattttttaaaaagtaataaattttgtgaatgttgtcatttttaaaaatcctatacaGAATCACAACACTGTCAGAATCTATGTAGTGCACCCACAAGTGCCTCATTGTTTTGAATTCACAGTCCTTTTCTCACAAAAACCTTAAGAGTTCAAAGAATTCATAATACACACCATGTGGATAATTTGGGGTTAAAAAACCCATGGCTCTGGGCAACAACAATTACAGTTAATAACATCCACCCACaaagactgtttctaaaattttcaaCTTAGTTTGCTATAAATAAACCATTCTGAAGTAAAGCCTTTTCCACACTGACAATACTTATCAGACATCAGCGAGGCCACAGTGAAGGGGAGTGACTTACATTAAAAGGACAGGGTAGCAGCTGGTTTTGGGATGGCACACCTCGTACATTCTGCTCAGAAAACACGAAGGCATTTATAGAAAACTCAATTATGCACTGAAAAATGTGGAGGGTTTCTCTGCACTATCAACAGTGATATCGGTCCCcagtatttaaaaagcaaaaaatacctTCAAAAACACAACTGAAGATGGAGGCTCTACCTAGGAGAATGCATACAACAGGAACAAAGTACTAGTAGTGTGTCGGTGATATTTTTCCTGGCATTAACTGGCATGAGCATTTTTGGCATGTTGGATATTGATCTCATATCAACCACAATTACGATGAAGTAAGCCATCTGAATGGTAAACAAAGAGTGAATGCACCCCTGGTCCTTAATGGCGGGAAGCATCTAGTTCAACATTCTACACAGAGCAGGGGTTCAAAATGTGCTGGTAACTGATGGACTATCTTACTCAAGGAACCTGTTAATTATATGTAACACCTACTGAGTGAACCTAATAAATGTTCAAAGACATGATTTAGATTCCTAATAAATGTATATGAACATGATATAAAACAGTTCATATAATTGTTGTAGTTCCCCTAAAGAAAACTTGTAAACATCTGGTGAGTGTCTAATGGTGTAACACTAAAAACTGGCCAAAAAATGCCCAGAAAACGTTTGGCCCTTCAGCACCCAAAGCTCtcaaaatataatgttaaaacaTCTCTGCTACAGGGATTTCAGTAGTCTGAAAAATTTCATACCTGAGTGGCTTAAATGTTCTCTCCTAAATTTTAAATAAGTGCAAGAAGTTTCTACACTCAGGAATTGCataaatttttatctttcctCAACAGAAAATATTGAATGATATAGAGGTAGCATAACTTACTAAATTaactctaaaaaaacaaaaaccccccaAAAGCAAGGTTATTTTCCATAGTCTTTATAGAACTATTACAAATGTTTAAAATCTTACAATCTAGGCTTCCTTCTACCTGGTTTCGGATATCTCATTGTTCTCACCCCCTCTTTTACTGTGAGAATAGTTATTAGTCCAGGCACCCCGTGGCCCAGTGGCATCTATTGCAACATCAATGATAGAATCTGGAGTCATCCATCtcaagaaaatgaggaagaggaagtTGAAAACTGCCAACAAAGCAAAGATGTAGCCTGTTACTGGGCCGCAGTGAGAAATAAGTCTGTCCAGTCGTTTGTCCATTGGCAACACAGCTTCCACTGATACCCGGTCATATACCTGGAGGGAGAGAAGCCAAGTGTGAGCACTTTCACCTATCACCCCATCACCTGTCCCATGATAAACAATGACCCGATCCTGCAGGaacattttataaacaaatacaaacaaaagttgcttgtgttttgttgttgttgtcatagTAATGATATCCTTAATGAACTTAATCACGATAATTATTGCCATTTGATTCAAAACTTATTGGGTACTTATTCTGGGCAAGACACCGGGCTAGAGGCTGTGTGATACAAAGAATAAGCCACAGTTCCTCTCCCCTAGGGAGTCACCATCAATTTTAGCCAACTACTAGAATTCCAAAGTCCCGCAAAGTCTGAACAGCTTTTGGGGTCACCACTGTAGGGTCAATATTTAATTCAGCAGTGACTTCAGCAGTACTGAAGCAGGATTTGCCTTTGAAGATTCCTTGACTAAGCTGAGATGCTCTCACCGGCATCTGGCAGACATCAACCACAAGCAGAGAGCTACAATCTAGCATACTTCTGGGAACACAGAGGCTCCTCTTTCAACAGCCACATGAGGCTGTACATGTTGCTGAGCATGGATGGTGAGGACATGCAGAAGCATTTCATGGAtttcaaataaaagaagataaagagaTGGGGGAAATTTCAGTAGATAGTATAGGTCAAATGCTGGCAAATGAAATAACGTTTTTTGCTGAGCAAGTAGGTGGCTTGCTTTTTAAAACACTGCTAAGTACTAAgctctaaaatatcaaaaaacgaAGATCTTTAAACATACTTGTTCAGAACACATCAAATGGGCCAACATTCATATTTTGTAATTTGAGTATTACTTGTGCTTAGTCTCATATATTAGACCTTTAAACCGTCTCCTTTTGAACTCAAGAAAGTTATAACATGCAGTGCATGTTGTACAGGTCAACAGCCCTTGAAAGGTACGGCATGTTTTCATCGAGCTCTTTTACCCTAAGGACATTCTGAATACAAACATTTTAATCAGAATTATgttgagaattatgctgagactGGTGAATTGCAATTGAAAAAGTATGTTTACAGCATGAACTCCAAATTAATTTCATGATCGATTTCCTAAATAGCACAGTTAAACTAAGAAGGAGGAgttgaaatgaattaaaatgtcATAGGGTTAAAAGAGTAACTACAAACTGACTTTTCTGTCCAGCTTTATTTCAGATCAATTAATCTACTTATAGTTTTAAGTGATAAAATAACAATTTACTATTATGAAGAGAATGTTAGCGATGACAATCCATTATAGGCAAGgatttacttttttctaaaaGTGTATTATAAATCaccatagaattaaaaaaaatacagatgctgTACTATTActttaaccaaaagaaaaatgtggttaCCAAAAAAATCCCAATTAGCCCCTTTACTATATGCTGACAAACCGTCACCACAGTTCTTTCCCTGTTAACTTATTAcctacagtggctcacgcttctgGGGTTTATACGATGTCAATCAAGAAGGTCAAGTCACAACTTAACAGTGCCGTGGTTCTCAAAGGGAGTGGAGATCAGGATGGTATCATCAAAATAACCTGTCTGACCAAATATCCCTGCCAATTATACCCCCAATTCTATCTCTGCTCCTAAAGGATAACATTGGAATCTAGGGAGTGGTTGGGGAGGCAGGGGGACATCAAGATGGAGTAGAGAGAGTCTGAAAAGGCTGCCCGGGGACTCTGACATGTACTCCCAACAGGTAAGCACTAGACTCCAACTTTCCATGTTTCATATGGGGGAGATAGTACAAGACTTGTAGAAGGTCAGAATGTCTCAAAATGCTTCAGTCAAAAATGTTTGACTGTCGCAAACATCTCATGTTTCAATGGAAAATGTATAAGACAATTTTTAGAGATAAGTTTTTAGAACTTCCATTCAAATATGAGTTCATCTTATATACTGGAATTCATCATTCAAACCAAGTAAGAAAGCCTTACAGTAAAGAGCTATTCTCCTCAGCTCCAACTTGCTATCTACTCTAGGCTAAAAACTCATTGCTCCACTGAATATCACGTTGGTAGCATTACTCTAAACTACTACCTTCTCCATGTTCCACCTGGTTATCTTTCTGGTTCACAATTTCTACATACTAAGAAGCTGAGTTGTTTCTGTTCAGCTTGTTACATGGTAATAAGAGGTATGAGGCAGAGAACATCATGAAAAGGACGTAAAGGATGAAACTGAGAATGAAAGCAGTCCctaattcaaattcaggaagcaTTTCCCACAACTGTAATCTCCTACCTAAGGGTGTTAATCTATTTCCTATACCTGTCCTTTTGGAAATTCTCTGTTGCTgctttttatttgtgatttttcccACGTTTGTCACGTACATTTTGAATTCTAACTTACTATGTTCTCAATCAGCccaaagatgcaaaaatccttttcCTGGAGAAAATCACAGTAGTTAGCAAAACGGCTACAAGAGGTTTAGGAAGTAGCCTGAATTAAATATTCACAAGTTATAAAGTTGCTGCCATCAGCAAAACCATGCATTTCCTAATAGAGATGTTTGCTTTAGAATTATCAACAGCTTCAAGAAAATATCTAAGAGTAGATTTAATACTCGTCTTGTCTCTACTCATTGTGACTTTTAGAAAATTTTGTAACTTCTTTATGCCCAGTTTAATGAGGGGGCTAGACTGTATTACTGCTATTTTCAAATGTCAAACGCAATAATTTGACCAGACACTTAGCCCGGTGTGTGTACcaaaatctgtttcttttcatCTGGAAGAGATTTCATCAACTTAAGCAATAGAACAAAAATGGTAAACATCTAtgtaagaaaaagcaaatatgtaCGTGAAACATCAAGTAAGAGTTCAGACACAATCTTTTCTCAGCATGTGACATACCTTTTCAGTTCTTTCTGCAACATTCCTCCAGGTGTAGAAAGTCTTTACTATGTTATGGATGTTTTCTGGAGCTGGCAATGTCCCTGACTTCAGTTGGAAAATAGCCTTTTCCAATCCTTCACACAAAGATTTTACTGAAGGCTCACATAAAATAATAAGGTTTTCTGGAAGCACCTCAGGAATTCCACCAACTCTGGTACTTAcaaccttaaaaagaaagaaagaacacataCTCCACCATAATCATACCTCAGGAAGATCAACAAAACCAGTTAAAACATTATTATGGAATGTgtctcattatttttcaaaatacacaGAAATCCCAACCATGAATGCCCTCAAAGCTTTTTACCTGTAAACCACAACTGGCTGCTTCCACGATCGCCATGCAGAATGCTTCAGTAAGGGAGGTATTCAGAAAAATATGTCCTTGAACTAAGACATTTCTAACATCCTTGTGTTCTAAAGCTCCCAAAAGACGCaccctgattttttaaatgagaggggaagaaagaagggagtgaAAACTCATGCTACAAAAGACATTTAATTTATAAACCAAGTCTGCTATTTATATTACACTTAAATTCTTATTGCTGCTAATGTTCTCCACCTCAAAAGATTAGTATCACCAAACACTGATCTAATAGAAACAGCCTTATAAAGCAGTTGGGTTAAAACTCATACAGCGAACATTATTTCTAACTTTTGTTACACATATCAAACTTTATCTTCTCCAAAACTAGTCTGtatgtaataatattaataaacttTGATAATTTAATGTTAAAGTGCCATTTGTAAACAGGAAAATGgcctttttattaaaattgatgCTTTACACGTACAAGCCTTGTGTTGTGTAAGTTATTGAGGAAGAGACTTGTCCAAATCTGTATGTGCAGAGCAATTTACATGATTTGAGCCCTATTACTTAAATCACTACACAGTATGGCCTGGAAATCTGCAAACGCTTCCAGTTAAAGCAGCTGTTTTTTGTGCCTTTCATGGTGCCTCCAACAATGGCCCCCCAAAGTCAAATAATATTGGgctaatggaaaaaataaaattgtgaattAACTAGGTTtcctatttatataaaaattttgaaaacagtCCTTGCATTAGATTTATATCAATTATATGTATATCAATTACATGCAGGAGAAGCAACACATCTAAGGTACGCATGCAGTTAAAACCAAATAGAGATAATTGACATCTTCTCCCTCAAGACAACATGAAATTCATCAATACCTGTCATGCAGCTGGTATCTTTCCCGAACTTCTTCCAAAATGATTCTCTTTGGTCCCTCTCCTCCAATTATGAAATTTAAATCTGGATATTTCTGACAGAGTTCAGGTATTATACCACTAAGCAAATCGATCCCTGAAAATATAAAGTTGAATGTTGGagatattaatatttaaacttaaaaaaattcaccAGAACGACTGAGAATCCACTCATTTTGAAAAGTATTAGCTATGCACTCCATAAAGGAGAGAAACTCTCTTAAACCTTttccaggagtggaattgttTGCAAACTGGCAGTGGTCCCCCAAGAGTTACAATTCTTGAAGACGTAGACCTTGACATGCATTACCTTCCACACACCCAAAATATGGACTATTCTGTTTCATCTCAACAGACTATTCTTTAAGTTATTCACTTGTGTTTATACATTGCGTACTTCTAAAAAAGGTACATTTAAGGTGGCTAAGGTTTGAGTTCGTTTTCTCCAGAGCAGGCAGCTGATTGGAGATCTGGGTCTTTTCCCAGCTTTTTTTACCAGTAAGCCCATTGATCGTGGGGAAGTTTCatgatctataaaataaagatacctATGTACCTAAAGTCTCTTTCAGCTATAAAATTCTATCAGTCTGTGATCCCACTTACTGCCACAGGAAAAGGCTAAGCAACGAAATCTAACTGCTGCCTCCACTTTGTTTAAAATGTGGCTGGTACAGAGAATTTTGCAGTGAACGCTACATTATCGCAAAATTTAAGTTCAAACCAGCTATAGCCCACTTTCCTGGAATGAGGGTAAATGAAGGCAGCAGGGCATCAACTGTTAGATCACTACAGTCCATAGAACAAAAGGATGCATCTTGGCTCCTTTTTTCTCCAAAATGATTTTCttataatatataaacacaatCTCAGgtaatagaaaacaataaagtaAATTATGCCCTATTAGTCTGAAAAAGTGAGTGGCTATCCAAAG
It encodes:
- the PIGA gene encoding phosphatidylinositol N-acetylglucosaminyltransferase subunit A isoform X2, with the translated sequence MACRGGAGNGHRASATLSRVSPGSLYTCRTRTHNICMVSDFFYPNMGGVESHIYQLSQCLIERGHKVIIVTHAYGNRKGIRYLTNGLKVYYLPLKVMYNQSTATTLFHSLPLLRYIFVRERVTIIHSHSSFSAMAHDALFHAKTMGLQTVFTDHSLFGFADVSSVLTNKLLTVSLCDTNHIICVSYTSKENTVLRAALNPEIVSVIPNAVDPTDFTPDPFRRHDSITIVVVSRLVYRKGIDLLSGIIPELCQKYPDLNFIIGGEGPKRIILEEVRERYQLHDRVRLLGALEHKDVRNVLVQGHIFLNTSLTEAFCMAIVEAASCGLQVVSTRVGGIPEVLPENLIILCEPSVKSLCEGLEKAIFQLKSGTLPAPENIHNIVKTFYTWRNVAERTEKVYDRVSVEAVLPMDKRLDRLISHCGPVTGYIFALLAVFNFLFLIFLRWMTPDSIIDVAIDATGPRGAWTNNYSHSKRGGENNEISETR
- the PIGA gene encoding phosphatidylinositol N-acetylglucosaminyltransferase subunit A isoform X3, whose amino-acid sequence is MELTGIDLLSGIIPELCQKYPDLNFIIGGEGPKRIILEEVRERYQLHDRVRLLGALEHKDVRNVLVQGHIFLNTSLTEAFCMAIVEAASCGLQVVSTRVGGIPEVLPENLIILCEPSVKSLCEGLEKAIFQLKSGTLPAPENIHNIVKTFYTWRNVAERTEKVYDRVSVEAVLPMDKRLDRLISHCGPVTGYIFALLAVFNFLFLIFLRWMTPDSIIDVAIDATGPRGAWTNNYSHSKRGGENNEISETR